One window of the Haloarcula halobia genome contains the following:
- a CDS encoding SHOCT domain-containing protein encodes MSSSNQLETTTIILLILGAIIVLPLLTMGMGFGGMMGYGGMMGQYGGAGGWWPFVGMLVPLTLLLILLGGGYLVVQRGTDSQITQDPAMEELRTAYARGELSDEEFEDRRRRLQTQPED; translated from the coding sequence ATGTCTTCGTCGAACCAGCTCGAGACGACGACCATTATCCTCCTGATCCTCGGGGCGATCATCGTCCTCCCCTTGCTCACGATGGGGATGGGATTCGGCGGGATGATGGGGTACGGCGGGATGATGGGTCAGTACGGCGGTGCTGGCGGGTGGTGGCCGTTCGTCGGAATGCTCGTCCCGCTCACCTTGCTCCTCATTCTTCTCGGTGGTGGCTACCTCGTCGTCCAGCGCGGGACTGACAGTCAGATCACTCAAGATCCGGCGATGGAGGAACTCCGCACGGCGTATGCTCGTGGGGAACTCTCCGACGAGGAATTCGAGGACCGGCGACGCCGACTCCAGACGCAACCCGAGGACTAG
- a CDS encoding MTH865 family protein, which produces MTASEQEDQIRQQLLEVFGQPSYPISEPFELIPVLPDGAATTFEAGDVTIGAMELGMEYSEYQDYPYTDVESLVEDLMTGLRDDGVFE; this is translated from the coding sequence ATGACCGCATCGGAACAGGAAGACCAGATCCGACAACAACTTCTCGAAGTGTTCGGACAGCCATCCTATCCCATCAGCGAACCATTTGAATTGATCCCCGTCTTGCCCGACGGGGCGGCGACGACGTTCGAGGCTGGTGATGTGACGATCGGGGCGATGGAACTCGGGATGGAGTATTCGGAGTATCAGGACTATCCCTACACAGACGTAGAATCGCTAGTTGAAGACCTGATGACCGGCCTCCGTGACGACGGCGTGTTTGAGTAG
- a CDS encoding response regulator, protein MSQLNGPRDRESDASGTILVVDDEPHLVGMYAAMLEDDHTVHTATSGEAALDQFAASIDIVLLDRRMPGLTGDEVLETIRAESYECRVAMVTSVEPDMDIVDLPFDAYLVKPIRQRDLVELVDDLLLRSQYSAGLQKLLRVSSKLAALESQFSAEKLDSHEEYRDLRAQKERLEEVNHERQTELIERGDTELVFRDVFEEVENV, encoded by the coding sequence ATGTCACAACTGAACGGACCCCGGGACCGCGAATCGGATGCCAGTGGAACAATTCTGGTCGTGGATGATGAACCCCATCTCGTGGGGATGTATGCGGCGATGCTCGAAGATGACCATACCGTACACACGGCGACGAGTGGGGAAGCAGCGCTCGACCAGTTCGCAGCCAGTATCGATATCGTGTTGTTAGATCGCCGGATGCCTGGGCTGACCGGTGATGAAGTACTTGAGACGATTCGCGCGGAGAGCTACGAGTGTCGAGTGGCCATGGTCACGTCTGTCGAACCCGATATGGACATCGTCGATCTCCCGTTTGACGCGTATCTCGTCAAACCGATCCGACAACGGGACCTGGTTGAGCTCGTCGATGACCTGTTACTGCGTTCTCAGTACAGTGCCGGGCTTCAAAAGCTGCTGCGTGTCTCGTCGAAACTCGCGGCGCTGGAATCACAGTTCTCTGCTGAGAAACTGGATTCACATGAAGAGTATAGAGACCTGCGCGCCCAGAAAGAGCGACTTGAAGAAGTGAATCATGAACGGCAAACAGAACTGATCGAACGCGGGGATACAGAACTCGTGTTTCGAGATGTGTTCGAGGAGGTGGAGAACGTATGA
- a CDS encoding DUF302 domain-containing protein, translated as MVYTIQASVTGDFDDIVDTTIAALEDEGFGVLCDIDIQATLKEKLGKEFRQYRILGACSPSLAYEGLTEEIELGALLPCNVIVYETDDGDIVVSAVDPQQLVGIADNDALDSIGTEVTERFERVLSAVTDEEESMSEA; from the coding sequence ATGGTCTATACAATACAAGCGTCAGTAACAGGAGATTTCGATGACATCGTCGACACGACGATCGCAGCGCTTGAAGACGAGGGATTTGGCGTCCTCTGTGACATCGACATCCAGGCGACGCTCAAGGAGAAGCTCGGCAAAGAGTTCCGCCAGTACCGCATTCTCGGGGCCTGTAGCCCCTCGCTGGCGTACGAGGGACTGACCGAAGAGATCGAACTCGGCGCACTCCTCCCGTGTAACGTCATCGTCTACGAAACCGATGACGGCGATATCGTCGTGAGTGCCGTCGATCCGCAGCAATTGGTCGGCATCGCAGACAACGACGCGCTCGACTCCATCGGGACCGAGGTCACCGAACGGTTCGAGCGTGTTCTCTCGGCCGTCACCGACGAAGAGGAATCCATGTCGGAGGCCTGA
- a CDS encoding globin-coupled sensor protein — MSHDSDYKITDEDRRQVSGQQLTSEIGIDPGKINWRKDFTRFDQDDRQRLESMDATFDRIADDLVDEFYTHLESYSQTVDILNSSTKSVEALKNSQAEYLRDLGRGQYGTEYFDRRARIGKIHDMLDLGPKIYLGAYSIYYEGILSAIAADVKQELTQTDGGVPVSQEADTETKPDSQPTSTTPAHSTGPGEISVTTAEDAVDTVVERALSTLKLLLLDQQVAMDTYIHSYSQQIEAELERRDQVSEEVQVSIDELRETSEDVAGSSQEISEIAEDQADNMQEVAGEVSSLSATVEEIASTTEQVTSTSRTARQLAEDGHESATDAIDAMETVEGAATDVSADVDQLQDRVEEIDEVVDVIHDIAEQTNMLALNASIEAARAGEAGDGFGVVADEIKSLAQESQDQAGQIEQMIQRIQTDTQETVANLQETNTAIDQGIGQVEQAMENLTEIVEAVNETAEGIEEVAQATDDQAATTEEVASMTDQAVEKAKEVSEEIEQIATANEEQTAKVNEINESVQKLTKTAGE; from the coding sequence ATGTCACACGATAGCGATTACAAGATCACAGACGAAGACCGTCGGCAGGTCAGCGGTCAGCAACTTACGAGCGAGATCGGGATCGACCCCGGCAAAATCAACTGGCGAAAGGACTTCACCCGGTTTGACCAGGACGACAGACAGCGGCTCGAATCGATGGACGCGACGTTTGACCGGATAGCAGATGACCTCGTCGATGAGTTCTATACGCACCTCGAATCCTATTCACAAACTGTCGATATTCTCAACTCCTCGACAAAATCGGTCGAGGCCCTCAAAAACAGTCAAGCCGAGTATCTCAGAGACCTCGGCCGTGGGCAGTACGGTACTGAGTATTTCGATCGCCGGGCAAGAATCGGGAAAATCCACGACATGCTCGATTTGGGGCCGAAAATCTACCTCGGCGCGTACTCGATATACTACGAGGGAATTCTCTCCGCGATTGCAGCGGACGTAAAACAAGAACTCACGCAGACCGATGGAGGAGTCCCAGTCTCCCAGGAGGCAGATACTGAGACGAAACCCGATTCACAACCAACCAGTACGACACCAGCTCATTCCACCGGACCGGGCGAAATCAGCGTGACGACCGCAGAGGATGCGGTCGATACTGTCGTCGAACGCGCGCTCTCCACGCTCAAACTACTGCTTCTCGACCAGCAGGTCGCCATGGATACGTATATCCATTCGTACAGTCAGCAGATCGAAGCCGAACTGGAGCGACGCGACCAAGTTTCGGAGGAGGTGCAAGTTTCGATCGACGAACTCCGGGAAACGTCCGAGGATGTCGCGGGGAGTTCCCAAGAGATCAGCGAGATCGCAGAAGACCAGGCTGACAACATGCAAGAGGTTGCCGGAGAAGTGTCCAGTCTGAGTGCGACAGTCGAAGAGATCGCTTCGACGACGGAACAGGTTACTTCGACGAGTCGGACGGCGAGACAGCTCGCTGAAGACGGGCACGAATCAGCGACTGATGCGATCGATGCGATGGAAACCGTCGAGGGAGCAGCGACGGATGTGTCTGCAGATGTCGATCAACTTCAGGACCGTGTCGAGGAGATCGACGAAGTGGTCGATGTTATCCACGATATCGCCGAGCAGACGAATATGCTAGCACTGAACGCGTCGATCGAAGCTGCACGAGCAGGCGAAGCAGGCGATGGGTTCGGCGTCGTCGCTGACGAGATCAAGAGTCTCGCGCAAGAGTCCCAAGATCAGGCTGGCCAGATCGAGCAGATGATCCAGCGAATCCAGACGGATACCCAGGAAACCGTCGCCAATCTCCAGGAGACGAACACGGCGATCGATCAGGGGATCGGCCAAGTCGAACAGGCGATGGAAAACCTCACCGAGATCGTCGAGGCAGTGAACGAAACCGCCGAAGGGATCGAGGAAGTCGCTCAGGCAACGGACGACCAGGCGGCAACTACCGAAGAAGTAGCGAGTATGACCGACCAGGCGGTCGAGAAGGCCAAGGAAGTCAGCGAAGAGATCGAACAGATCGCCACCGCAAACGAGGAACAGACTGCCAAGGTCAACGAGATCAACGAGTCAGTCCAGAAACTGACAAAGACTGCTGGAGAGTGA
- a CDS encoding transposase yields the protein MSTSASTLQDVASVDDFLNVAATETVPLFEHLEFEFLLNYDVFAPALRGRTRVHQPPDLFCGFLHCYYKDIYGTRPVARELQHGLVWYYCGLDKPPSRDTVDRFLTDLEHVIDDVFDRLVEQAACRGLLDSTYSIDSTHIEAIQYNDAASWNYDPTAEDYYYGFGCTIVSTGPKIPIAAEFTQTKQADQETAMRVTRNALAVDTPIWMLGDSAYDVLDWHDHLLAAGVVPITPYNPRNTDDPKDIEYRVEDRIEEHSQDVQLKQSLLDETYNHRTGVERTNDAVKDCGLGHVRARGRVHARTEVFLALCLRLVVAITNYDRGNEPGCEKL from the coding sequence GTGTCTACGAGCGCCAGCACCCTGCAAGACGTAGCTTCGGTAGACGACTTCTTGAATGTCGCGGCTACCGAGACAGTCCCGCTGTTCGAGCACCTTGAGTTCGAGTTTCTGCTGAATTACGACGTGTTCGCCCCCGCTTTGAGGGGGCGAACACGAGTGCATCAGCCACCAGACCTCTTTTGCGGCTTTCTGCACTGCTATTACAAGGACATCTACGGAACGCGTCCGGTTGCACGAGAACTCCAACACGGCCTCGTCTGGTACTACTGCGGACTCGACAAACCTCCATCCAGAGACACGGTTGACCGCTTTCTCACCGACCTCGAACACGTCATCGACGATGTCTTCGACAGGCTCGTCGAGCAGGCCGCCTGTCGGGGCCTGCTCGACTCGACGTACTCTATCGACTCAACGCACATTGAGGCGATTCAGTACAACGACGCGGCGTCATGGAACTACGATCCAACGGCCGAAGATTACTACTACGGCTTCGGCTGTACGATTGTCTCAACCGGTCCAAAGATACCGATTGCAGCGGAGTTCACACAGACCAAGCAAGCAGACCAGGAGACGGCGATGCGCGTCACGCGTAACGCGCTCGCCGTCGATACACCAATTTGGATGCTCGGAGACAGCGCCTACGACGTCCTCGACTGGCACGACCACCTGCTGGCCGCAGGGGTCGTGCCAATCACCCCATACAATCCGCGAAACACCGACGACCCGAAAGACATCGAGTACAGGGTCGAAGACCGCATCGAGGAACACAGCCAGGACGTACAGCTGAAACAATCCCTCTTGGACGAGACGTACAACCACCGGACAGGAGTCGAACGGACCAACGACGCAGTCAAGGACTGCGGCCTCGGGCACGTCCGCGCCCGAGGCCGCGTCCACGCACGAACAGAAGTGTTCCTTGCACTGTGTCTCCGGCTCGTCGTTGCAATCACCAACTACGACCGAGGAAACGAACCGGGCTGTGAGAAGCTATGA
- a CDS encoding MFS transporter yields the protein MSTAPNREQGIREHLGQFSLHVLLVFATGLTIGSERAVVPVLGRDVLGVTSLFVIGSFVVSFGLVKSILNLYAGKWGEEYGRKPVLVLGWATALPLPLVLIFAPSWGWITVGNILLGINQALTWSMAINAKIDLAGPDQRGLAVGIDEAFGYSGVAAGAWITGLIAGQWSLRPEPFYFLAAVVVLAFLISIFLIEETVQYAQAEGDADHHDANLPFNEVLKRATYGDRTLFAAAQAGHIENFVDTLFWIAVPLYLTSHGLGITGVGVVVGVHSAMYFLQIATGGLADRIGRRPPVVAGMFLAGAGVLGMALVDGYLPWTVLAAVSGLGMALLYPNLMTVPGDAAHPTWRSAGMGVYRMWRDSGYAIGAILIGLSMEFVNAEAAFYVTGILMFLSGSVVYVWMEETHPQFGTHEPPAPAPETPGQPVADS from the coding sequence ATGAGTACCGCACCCAACCGCGAACAGGGGATCCGCGAACACCTCGGGCAGTTCTCGCTGCACGTCCTGCTCGTGTTCGCTACCGGACTGACGATCGGGTCAGAGCGAGCGGTCGTACCGGTCCTGGGTCGGGACGTCCTCGGCGTCACGTCGCTGTTCGTCATCGGCTCGTTCGTCGTCTCGTTCGGGCTCGTCAAATCTATCCTCAACCTCTATGCCGGAAAGTGGGGCGAGGAGTACGGTCGCAAGCCCGTCCTCGTGCTCGGGTGGGCGACGGCACTTCCGCTCCCGCTCGTTCTGATCTTCGCTCCGAGTTGGGGCTGGATCACCGTCGGGAACATCCTGCTCGGCATCAACCAGGCCCTGACCTGGAGCATGGCGATCAACGCCAAAATCGACCTCGCAGGTCCGGACCAGCGCGGCCTCGCAGTCGGAATCGACGAAGCGTTCGGCTACAGCGGCGTCGCTGCCGGCGCGTGGATCACGGGTCTCATCGCCGGACAGTGGAGTCTCCGGCCCGAACCGTTCTACTTCCTCGCCGCCGTCGTCGTGCTGGCGTTCCTGATCTCCATCTTCCTGATCGAGGAAACCGTCCAGTACGCACAGGCAGAGGGGGATGCTGATCATCACGATGCGAATCTCCCGTTCAACGAGGTGCTGAAGCGCGCGACCTACGGCGACAGGACGTTGTTCGCCGCGGCACAGGCCGGTCACATCGAGAATTTCGTGGACACGCTGTTCTGGATCGCAGTGCCGCTGTATCTCACGAGCCACGGGCTCGGCATCACGGGAGTCGGCGTCGTCGTGGGCGTCCACAGCGCGATGTACTTCCTGCAGATTGCGACCGGCGGACTCGCAGACCGCATCGGTCGCCGGCCGCCAGTGGTCGCGGGGATGTTCCTCGCCGGTGCCGGTGTCCTCGGGATGGCGCTCGTCGACGGGTACCTCCCGTGGACTGTTTTGGCCGCCGTCTCCGGATTGGGAATGGCGTTGCTGTATCCGAACCTGATGACCGTGCCTGGCGACGCCGCCCACCCGACCTGGCGGTCGGCCGGCATGGGCGTCTACCGGATGTGGCGCGACTCCGGCTACGCCATCGGGGCGATCTTGATCGGTCTCTCGATGGAGTTCGTGAACGCCGAAGCCGCTTTCTACGTGACTGGGATCCTGATGTTCCTCTCGGGATCGGTCGTATACGTGTGGATGGAAGAAACCCATCCCCAATTCGGCACCCACGAACCCCCGGCCCCTGCACCAGAGACACCGGGCCAGCCGGTAGCAGACTCCTGA
- a CDS encoding PAS domain S-box protein: MGYLQSIPATTSEDLLKLVDVMVVVLDVDGRVTLTNQKAREILGYEEGELVGRDWFETCVPKPNRTDVAEVFDQLMAGEVEPAERLENPVITKNGEERIIEWHNTVLRDDEGEISGTLSSGLDVTTRRENEQRLREEREKYSTLVENSNDGIAIIQDGTFKFVNERFAALHETTREDLIGDSVRTHVDPEYHDLIQKRYEQRVAGEDPPTRYEIEILDGKRTLEINTASIEYEGTPADMGIVRDVTEQNRRERELERSRQRYQTLVDRFPNGLVTLFDEDYRYQVVGGRGFDELERSVDDLEGRCLEEAFSSEAVDILKPLYQQALDGESNTVEVTFQDRVFKSHVAPVRDDEGSVFAGMSLSQDITEQKQRERDLETARQRYRTLLKAAPDPVFVADVDTGEIIEANRAAAEFRGQPHEEIIDLHQTDLHPSDEVDRYRDLFETAIEEGERKRRLSNGDPIYAVTADGDRVPVEISVETIELDEETVIYGVFRDISEQLAYERALTGLHETTPTLFEAETRSAVCQQVVETVTDVLDLDGATVYLIDERDGVLRPVAHASSSDQADTIDPPVFEPGESIAWRVFTQGEPEVFENVRIDDDVYNPETVFRSEIIVPLGEQGVLIVGDTRPDAFDRQSVELVEILCATAEAALDSADREKQLKTHEQHLQQQTEQLEQVESINSQIRDVARAIIQSDTREEIEETVCTHLVESAPITFAWIGERDLITETLTPRVTAGDHRGYLDDFSRSLADDAASEPAVETARTGERRVIDNTATDITRYDWRSSAVQHGFQSVLSVPLTYQDTIRGVLTVYSSNRAAFTGMMEPVLSELGELIAHAIEATERKQSLLSNQVTELEFDIQDRACFFLRFAQRTNSSLEVERIVPQTDDSSLLFVRIVDGPVEQLLEEGKQSAEVRSVRLIETESDALIQLRIEKPFIASRLADHGLIVQNISAGSSECRVTVAVPPTFSINQVIDTISSVYDDTEVLAKRSQRQYSESPGEFADQVLEKLTPRQREVAEMAYLRGACHRIHLIASHSPVRFLGRSW; the protein is encoded by the coding sequence ATGGGGTATTTACAGTCCATTCCTGCTACGACATCCGAGGATCTTCTCAAACTCGTTGACGTGATGGTGGTCGTACTTGACGTTGACGGGCGAGTCACACTCACAAACCAGAAAGCCCGTGAGATCTTGGGCTACGAAGAGGGAGAACTCGTCGGGCGCGACTGGTTCGAAACGTGCGTCCCGAAACCGAACCGAACCGACGTTGCCGAGGTGTTCGATCAGTTGATGGCTGGGGAGGTCGAACCGGCCGAACGGCTTGAGAATCCAGTCATCACGAAGAACGGTGAAGAGCGAATTATCGAGTGGCACAATACCGTTCTCCGGGACGACGAGGGGGAGATCAGCGGCACGCTCAGTTCCGGGCTGGATGTCACCACCCGGAGAGAGAACGAGCAGCGACTCCGGGAAGAACGCGAGAAGTACTCGACACTCGTCGAGAACTCGAACGACGGGATCGCTATCATCCAGGACGGAACGTTCAAGTTCGTCAACGAACGGTTTGCCGCGCTCCACGAGACGACCAGAGAGGACCTCATCGGCGACTCGGTTCGAACACACGTCGATCCAGAGTATCACGATCTCATCCAGAAGCGGTACGAGCAGCGGGTAGCAGGTGAAGACCCACCGACACGGTATGAAATCGAGATACTCGATGGGAAACGGACACTGGAAATCAACACCGCATCCATCGAGTACGAGGGAACGCCCGCAGACATGGGGATTGTCAGGGACGTAACCGAGCAGAACCGTCGGGAGCGGGAACTCGAACGAAGCAGACAACGGTACCAGACACTCGTCGACCGGTTCCCGAACGGCCTCGTCACGCTGTTCGACGAGGACTATCGGTATCAGGTGGTCGGCGGAAGGGGGTTTGACGAGTTAGAGCGGTCTGTGGACGACCTCGAAGGTCGTTGCCTGGAAGAGGCGTTCTCGTCAGAAGCTGTCGACATTCTCAAACCGCTCTACCAGCAGGCACTCGATGGTGAATCCAATACGGTCGAAGTGACGTTCCAAGACCGCGTCTTCAAGAGCCACGTTGCTCCAGTACGCGATGACGAGGGGAGCGTCTTCGCTGGCATGTCGCTGTCTCAGGATATCACTGAACAGAAACAACGCGAACGAGACCTCGAAACTGCCCGCCAGCGGTACCGGACACTCCTCAAAGCAGCGCCGGACCCGGTTTTCGTTGCCGACGTGGACACGGGCGAGATCATCGAAGCGAACAGAGCGGCAGCGGAGTTTCGCGGCCAACCGCACGAAGAGATTATTGATCTCCATCAAACAGATTTGCACCCGTCAGACGAGGTGGACAGGTACCGCGATCTTTTCGAGACGGCTATTGAAGAAGGGGAAAGGAAACGTAGATTGTCGAACGGTGACCCGATCTACGCGGTGACTGCAGACGGAGACCGAGTCCCTGTCGAAATCAGCGTCGAAACGATCGAACTCGACGAGGAGACCGTCATCTATGGAGTGTTCCGTGATATCAGCGAGCAACTCGCGTACGAGCGGGCGTTGACTGGCCTCCACGAGACGACACCGACTCTTTTCGAAGCCGAGACACGGTCCGCTGTCTGCCAGCAGGTCGTCGAGACGGTCACGGACGTACTTGATCTGGACGGAGCCACGGTCTATCTTATCGACGAGCGCGACGGCGTACTTCGACCGGTCGCTCACGCTTCGTCATCCGACCAGGCCGATACGATTGATCCGCCTGTCTTTGAACCGGGCGAGAGCATTGCGTGGCGCGTCTTCACACAGGGCGAGCCCGAGGTGTTCGAGAATGTTCGGATCGATGATGACGTGTATAATCCCGAGACAGTGTTTCGAAGCGAGATTATCGTGCCGCTTGGCGAGCAGGGCGTTCTCATCGTCGGGGACACGCGACCTGACGCGTTCGACCGCCAGTCAGTAGAACTGGTCGAGATACTGTGTGCGACAGCTGAAGCGGCACTTGACAGTGCTGACCGCGAAAAGCAACTCAAAACACACGAGCAGCACCTCCAACAGCAGACCGAACAACTGGAGCAAGTCGAATCGATCAATTCCCAGATTCGGGACGTGGCTCGTGCTATCATCCAGTCGGACACACGTGAAGAGATCGAAGAGACTGTCTGCACCCATTTGGTTGAGTCAGCCCCGATCACATTCGCGTGGATCGGCGAGAGAGACCTGATAACAGAGACGCTCACTCCACGGGTCACGGCCGGTGATCATCGTGGGTATCTCGATGATTTCTCACGGTCACTTGCGGATGACGCGGCATCCGAGCCGGCAGTGGAGACCGCGCGTACAGGCGAGAGGAGGGTCATAGACAATACCGCGACAGATATCACGCGATACGACTGGCGAAGTAGTGCCGTCCAACACGGATTCCAGTCGGTCTTGAGTGTTCCGCTCACGTATCAGGACACCATACGAGGTGTTCTTACCGTCTATTCATCAAATCGGGCAGCATTCACAGGCATGATGGAGCCCGTTTTGTCGGAACTCGGGGAATTAATCGCTCACGCGATCGAGGCCACCGAACGCAAACAGTCGCTCCTCTCGAACCAAGTGACCGAACTAGAGTTCGATATTCAGGATCGGGCATGCTTTTTCTTGCGATTCGCTCAACGAACTAATTCTTCGCTGGAGGTCGAACGGATCGTTCCACAGACCGATGATTCGTCTCTGCTCTTCGTCCGAATCGTGGACGGGCCGGTCGAGCAGTTACTGGAGGAGGGCAAACAATCAGCGGAGGTCAGGAGTGTTCGTCTCATTGAGACAGAGAGCGATGCACTCATCCAGCTCCGGATCGAGAAACCATTCATTGCCTCACGGTTAGCCGACCATGGTTTAATCGTTCAGAATATCTCGGCCGGTAGCTCTGAGTGTCGGGTAACGGTCGCAGTTCCACCGACGTTCAGCATCAACCAGGTTATTGATACGATCTCGTCAGTGTACGATGATACCGAAGTACTCGCGAAACGCAGTCAGAGACAGTATTCCGAATCGCCGGGGGAATTCGCCGATCAAGTTCTTGAGAAACTCACGCCGCGGCAGCGCGAGGTCGCCGAGATGGCGTATCTCCGTGGAGCGTGTCATAGAATCCATCTCATAGCTTCTCACAGCCCGGTTCGTTTCCTCGGTCGTAGTTGGTGA
- a CDS encoding helix-turn-helix domain-containing protein: MTRSRGYFDSPREVNGKEVASELEISPSAFHRHIRTAEYKLFYTLFENGNGLSDG; encoded by the coding sequence ATGACACGCTCCCGTGGGTATTTCGACTCGCCGAGGGAGGTGAACGGAAAAGAAGTAGCGTCCGAATTAGAGATCTCCCCATCGGCGTTTCATCGGCACATCCGAACTGCGGAGTACAAACTGTTCTACACGCTCTTCGAAAACGGAAATGGCCTTTCCGATGGCTGA